A single window of Canis lupus familiaris isolate Mischka breed German Shepherd chromosome 7, alternate assembly UU_Cfam_GSD_1.0, whole genome shotgun sequence DNA harbors:
- the TOR3A gene encoding torsin-3A isoform X3, whose amino-acid sequence METSETERSAVLPVPLLPQLSMLRSAGGSTCLGTEKEDIFCTYFNFHKDRFTFAFNMPSLIGDKGLTLHKGCFQDRVDCLQQVGKLSVAKPGAISMTLGPPARLRRTTSRHVPTRLLLLWERRADTAPAPPPPRPPPEGAEARRARSHCPQRPARSPRARATVRPHGPTAPRPHGEVPQDLENCPEPLRRRLREGRSAARLLPPGDRPLRARARVRKRAPALGGACERPRGGLGAGSGRAWASLPAAAAAAAAAPTPARARERREPSRDDASPPDGAREPLRGLREQLRAAAALSRRYWALLRCRVWPDDCERDAEAPPGWSLPLLGQQYLAILTSWYCSFQDCCDSEDCRISNNFTGLESDLSIRLHGQHLARELVLTAVKGYLELPRPDKALALSFHGWSGTGKNFVARLLAENLYRDGQRSDCVKMFIATFHFPHPKYVDLYKEQLTTQIKKTQERCHQTLFIFDEAEKLHPGLLEVLRPHLEHQAPENHRAKSRKTIFLFLSNLGGNIVNEAVLNLLQAGGSREEIKLEHLVPRLRAEIEQSTDSGFGHSCLVKENLIDFFVPFLPLEYRHVRLCARDAFLSQELLYTEEALDQIAKMMVYVPKEEQLFSSQGCKSISQRINYFLP is encoded by the exons ATGGAGACATCAGAGACGGAGAGATCGGCAGTCCTGCCTGTGCCATTGCTCCCTCAGCTGAGCATGCTCCGATCTGCTGGTGGCTCCACCTGTCTT GGGACAGAAAAGGAGGACATCTTCTGCACCTACTTCAACTTCCATAAGGATCGCTTCACG tttgctTTTAACATGCCAAGTTTAATTGGAGATAAAGGTTTGACTTTACACAAAGGCTGTTTTCAGGACAGAGTTGACTGCCTCCAGCAGGTCGGGAAGCTATCTGTGGCAAAGCCTGGTGCCATTTCGATGACCTTG GGACCTCCTGCGAGGCTTCGCCGCACCACGTCCCGACACGTGCCGACCCGCCTCCTGCTGCTGTGGGAGCGTCGGGCGGAcacggccccggccccgcccccgccccggcccccgcccgagGGTGCTGAGGCCCGGCGCGCCCGGTCTCACTGTCCGCAGCGCCCTGCCCggagcccccgcgcccgcgccacAGTCCGGCCCCACGGCCCCACGGCCCCACGGCCCCACGGGGAGGTCCCTCAGGATCTGGAAAACTGCCCCGAGCCCCTCCGG CGGCGGCTGCGGGAGGGGCGCTCGGCGGCCCGGCTGCTCCCTCCCGGCGACCGCCCGCTCCGCGCACGAGCGCGCGTCCGGAAGCGAGCCCCGGCGCTGGGCGGCGCCTGCGAGCGGCCTCGGGGCGGGCTCGGGGCGGGCTCGGGGCGGGCCTGGGCCTCGCttcccgcggcggcggcggcggcggcggcggcgcccacCCCGGCCCGGGCCCGGGAGCGCCGAGAGCCAT CCCGCGACGACGCGAGCCCGCCGGACGGGGCCCGGGAGCCGCTCCGGGGCCTGCGCGAGCAGCTGAGGGCGGCCGCCGCCCTGTCCCGGCGCTACTGGGCGCTCCTGCGCTGCCGCGTGTGGCCCGACGACTGCGAGCGCGACGCGGAGGCGCCCCCGG GCTGGAGCCTTCCCCTGTTGGGCCAGCAGTACCTGGCCATCCTGACCTCGTGGTACTGCAGCTTCCAGGATTGCTGCGACAGTGAGGACTGCAGGATCTCCAACAACTTCACAG GCCTAGAATCGGACCTGAGCATACGACTGCACGGCCAGCATCTGGCCCGGGAGCTGGTCCTGACCGCAGTGAAGGGCTACCTGGAGCTGCCCCGGCCAGACAAGGCCCTGGCACTGTCCTTCCACGGCTGGTCTGGCACAGGCAAGAACTTCGTGGCGCGGTTGCTGGCAGAGAACCTGTACCGGGACGGGCAGAGGAGTGACTGTGTCAAGATGTTCATCGCCACCTTCCACTTTCCTCACCCGAAGTACGTGGACCTGTACAAG GAGCAGCTAACGACTCAGATCAAGAAGACGCAGGAGCGCTGCCACCAGACCCTGTTCATTTTCGATGAAGCCGAGAAGCTGCATCCAGGACTGCTGGAGGTCCTCCGGCCACACCTGGAACACCAGGCTCCCGAGAACCACAGGGCTAAGTCCCGGAaaaccatctttctttttctcag TAACCTTGGCGGCAATATCGTCAATGAGGCTGTTCTGAATCTGCTTCAGGCCGGAGGGTCCcgggaagaaataaaattggaacACCTGGTGCCCCGGCTTCGGGCCGAGATCGAGCAGTCCACAG ATAGTGGCTTTGGCCATAGCTGTCTTGTCAAGGAGAACCTGATTGACTTCTTcgtccccttcctgcccctggaGTACCGCCATGTGAGGCTGTGTGCACGTGACGCTTTCCTGAGCCAGGAGCTCCTGTACACAGAAGAGGCACTGGATCAAATTGCCAAGATGATGGTGTATGTCCCCAAGGAGGAACAACTCTTCTCTTCTCAGGGCTGCAAATCTATTTCCCAGAGAATTAACTACTTCCTGCCTTGA